The following are from one region of the Verrucomicrobiota bacterium genome:
- a CDS encoding Gfo/Idh/MocA family oxidoreductase yields MKLPKKPVMTWGSDLKRRDFLRGTSAASLLTLMGGVPILAADSAAPAPAAEKKTGRPPLQVAVIGLGLQGRDILTALSKMPSAKVAAICDTYEPMVKRCKELAPEADTNPDYKKVLENKAIQAVVIATPTHKHREIVEAALAAGKHVYCEVPLAWSLEDARAIAQAAKKSPRSNFQTGLQKRADPQNYKLIEFIRSGAAGTILKARAQWAKKTSGRRTSPNPDREKDLNWRLYQETSLGLIGEMGIHQVDLLSWFLKAKPKSVYGFGNVALYNSNKDNDDRTAFDTVQALFEFPNKVGFYYDATLGNSYESEYEVLHGTDAAVVTRGSKAWMFKEADAPLLGWEVYAKKEEGVAYKEAGISLAANATKIVTVKVEELPYAITSLATAMESFVRNSVVLGQEVTNFDDAFDPKDEKALREYLADTLKKVRLPAAGWQEAYEATVMVIKANEATIKGERITYSKEWFEV; encoded by the coding sequence ATGAAATTGCCTAAAAAGCCAGTGATGACTTGGGGTTCCGACCTCAAGCGACGTGATTTTTTACGCGGCACCTCCGCCGCCAGCTTGTTGACCCTCATGGGAGGTGTACCCATTCTGGCAGCCGATAGCGCCGCCCCTGCCCCCGCTGCGGAAAAGAAGACCGGGCGTCCGCCGCTGCAAGTGGCCGTGATCGGACTTGGTCTGCAAGGGCGGGATATCCTGACGGCCCTTTCCAAGATGCCTTCCGCCAAAGTGGCGGCCATCTGCGACACCTACGAGCCCATGGTCAAACGGTGCAAGGAACTGGCCCCGGAAGCAGATACGAACCCTGATTACAAGAAGGTACTGGAAAACAAAGCCATCCAAGCCGTGGTGATCGCCACGCCGACCCATAAGCATCGCGAAATTGTGGAAGCCGCGCTGGCCGCCGGCAAGCATGTCTATTGTGAGGTTCCGCTGGCCTGGTCGCTGGAAGATGCCCGCGCCATTGCCCAAGCCGCCAAAAAATCGCCCCGCTCCAATTTCCAGACCGGTTTGCAGAAGCGCGCCGATCCCCAGAACTACAAACTCATTGAATTCATCCGTAGCGGTGCCGCCGGAACGATCCTCAAAGCCCGCGCCCAGTGGGCCAAGAAGACCAGCGGACGCCGCACCTCGCCGAATCCCGACCGCGAAAAGGACCTCAACTGGCGGTTGTATCAGGAAACCTCGCTGGGTCTGATCGGGGAAATGGGCATTCACCAGGTGGATTTGCTGTCCTGGTTCCTCAAAGCCAAGCCCAAATCCGTGTACGGGTTCGGCAATGTCGCGTTGTACAACAGCAACAAGGATAACGATGATCGCACGGCCTTCGACACCGTGCAGGCGTTGTTTGAATTCCCCAACAAGGTAGGGTTTTATTACGATGCCACACTGGGCAACTCGTACGAAAGTGAATACGAGGTGCTGCACGGCACGGATGCTGCCGTCGTGACTCGCGGGTCAAAAGCCTGGATGTTCAAGGAAGCGGACGCCCCGCTGCTGGGCTGGGAAGTCTATGCCAAGAAGGAAGAAGGCGTGGCCTACAAGGAAGCCGGCATCTCCCTCGCTGCCAACGCCACCAAGATCGTTACCGTCAAGGTCGAGGAATTGCCGTACGCCATCACCTCGCTGGCTACGGCCATGGAATCGTTCGTCCGCAACAGTGTGGTCCTCGGCCAGGAAGTCACCAACTTCGACGATGCCTTCGATCCGAAGGATGAGAAGGCCCTGCGCGAATACCTGGCGGATACCCTCAAAAAAGTGCGCCTGCCCGCCGCTGGTTGGCAGGAGGCCTATGAAGCCACCGTGATGGTCATTAAGGCCAACGAAGCCACCATCAAGGGCGAGCGCATTACCTATTCAAAGGAATGGTTCGAAGTGTAA
- a CDS encoding YceI family protein: MKKQIIRITMSLALVSALTASAQVRDFKSKPGEDTKARVEGTSNIHDWWVEGKLISGLLKLDDAALAKVGKVAGEAKVIIPINTLHSSSGAKMDDVMYEHMEVEKQPEFRKIMYLLEELTVKKPATATTAAECDSKGSLVIHGVTNKIDMPITIQKVEEDNLKISGTVSLKITQFGIKPPSPALAMGLIKTGDDIKVIVNWRVAPVAK; encoded by the coding sequence ATGAAAAAACAAATCATTCGTATCACCATGAGTCTGGCGCTGGTTTCCGCCCTGACGGCCTCCGCCCAAGTCCGGGACTTCAAGTCCAAGCCCGGCGAAGACACCAAGGCCCGCGTCGAGGGCACCTCCAACATCCACGACTGGTGGGTGGAAGGCAAACTGATCAGCGGCTTGCTCAAACTGGACGACGCCGCGCTCGCCAAGGTCGGCAAGGTCGCCGGCGAAGCCAAGGTCATCATCCCGATCAACACCCTGCATAGCAGCAGTGGCGCGAAAATGGACGACGTGATGTATGAGCACATGGAAGTGGAGAAGCAACCCGAGTTCCGTAAAATCATGTACCTGCTCGAAGAATTGACCGTCAAGAAACCCGCCACCGCCACCACGGCGGCGGAATGTGATTCCAAGGGCAGCCTCGTCATTCACGGTGTGACCAACAAAATTGACATGCCGATTACGATCCAAAAGGTCGAGGAAGATAACCTGAAAATCAGCGGCACGGTGTCCCTTAAAATCACCCAGTTCGGCATCAAACCGCCCAGCCCTGCCTTGGCGATGGGCTTGATCAAGACCGGTGACGATATCAAAGTCATTGTCAATTGGCGCGTCGCTCCGGTTGCCAAGTAA
- a CDS encoding glycosyltransferase family 2 protein → MKYTNEQPRWNPEHQPPPPIGFNEPESPLPLVSVVIPVFNAEGSIESLCDRLIDELTGFWRIQIVLVDDGSTDRSAAACQRLRETHGERITFIQLARNFGEHNAVMAGLNYADGDYCVIMDDDFQNPPSEVHKMLVEIAKGYDVVYSRYQEKMHHPFRNLASRLHNRMASWVLNKPADLYLSSFKVMSRFVVQQVIQYTGPDPYLDAIILRTTRNIGAVTVQHHNRQQGESGYTLAKLVSLWGNMVVAFSLYPLRLVGTFGFIMAALGLLYGLYTLVIWAIPDIPEPGEYQKLNASMWFFRGCTLLVMSIVGEYVGRIYMHLNSAPQYIIRQMLSGPVRNGARFSAKPMVARVNGKSRKEAAIVGESVLCH, encoded by the coding sequence ATGAAATACACCAACGAACAACCCCGCTGGAATCCAGAACATCAGCCCCCCCCTCCCATTGGGTTCAATGAGCCAGAATCTCCGCTGCCACTTGTCTCGGTAGTCATTCCGGTGTTCAACGCCGAGGGGAGCATCGAATCGCTTTGTGATCGATTGATTGACGAGCTAACCGGGTTCTGGCGCATTCAAATCGTGCTGGTGGATGATGGCAGCACGGATCGCTCGGCGGCGGCGTGCCAACGATTGCGCGAGACGCATGGCGAACGGATTACCTTTATCCAACTTGCGCGGAATTTTGGCGAACACAACGCGGTGATGGCCGGACTGAACTACGCGGATGGCGACTACTGTGTCATCATGGATGATGATTTTCAAAATCCACCTTCCGAGGTGCATAAAATGCTGGTGGAAATTGCCAAGGGGTATGATGTGGTGTATTCCCGCTATCAGGAAAAAATGCATCATCCGTTCAGAAACCTGGCCAGTCGCCTGCACAACCGCATGGCGAGTTGGGTCCTGAATAAGCCGGCCGACCTGTATTTATCCAGCTTCAAAGTCATGTCCCGCTTTGTGGTTCAACAGGTCATTCAATACACCGGCCCCGATCCTTATCTGGATGCGATTATTTTGCGCACCACCCGCAATATTGGCGCGGTCACAGTTCAGCACCACAACCGCCAGCAGGGGGAATCCGGCTACACGCTGGCCAAACTGGTATCGCTTTGGGGAAATATGGTGGTCGCCTTCAGTTTATACCCGTTGCGGCTGGTGGGCACCTTTGGCTTCATCATGGCGGCGCTGGGGCTGTTGTATGGTCTTTACACCTTGGTTATTTGGGCCATTCCGGACATCCCGGAGCCCGGCGAGTATCAAAAGCTGAATGCGTCAATGTGGTTCTTTCGCGGATGCACCCTGCTGGTCATGAGTATTGTGGGGGAATACGTGGGGCGCATTTACATGCATCTGAACAGCGCACCGCAATACATCATCCGGCAGATGCTATCAGGACCGGTGCGCAACGGGGCCCGATTTTCCGCGAAACCCATGGTCGCGCGAGTGAATGGCAAATCCCGCAAGGAGGCCGCCATCGTCGGCGAAAGCGTATTATGCCATTGA
- a CDS encoding NAD-dependent epimerase/dehydratase family protein → MPLSLENLMAREFSERRVLITGGLGFIGSSLARRLAAHEVRITLVDSLIPEYGGNLFNLAGIEDRVLVNISDVRDEHSLSYLVRGQDFLFNLAGQTSHLDSMHDPYTDMEINCRAQLSILEACRKYNPGIRVVFASTRQVYGEPDYLPVDEKHILRPVDVNGINKMAGEWYHILYHRRYGLTTSALRLTNTYGPRMRVKDARQTFLGLWIRQLLEGQSFEVWEGQQQRDFTYVDDAVDALLMAIISNQATGQIFNLGGDQVINLQELAEMLVRINSGGNFVQCAFPPERKQIDVGNYYADFSLIRKVLGWQPHVPLPKGLALTLDFFRANLNQYV, encoded by the coding sequence ATGCCATTGAGCCTGGAGAACTTGATGGCGCGGGAGTTTTCCGAACGGAGAGTGCTAATCACCGGCGGGTTGGGCTTCATCGGTTCAAGTCTGGCCCGCCGGTTGGCCGCGCATGAGGTCCGGATCACGTTAGTGGACAGCCTGATTCCCGAATATGGTGGCAATCTGTTCAACCTGGCCGGCATTGAGGACCGCGTGCTGGTCAATATCTCGGACGTGCGGGACGAACATAGCCTGTCATACCTGGTGCGCGGACAGGATTTCCTATTCAATCTGGCGGGACAAACCAGCCATCTGGATTCGATGCATGATCCTTACACGGACATGGAAATTAATTGTCGCGCTCAACTATCCATCCTCGAAGCGTGCCGCAAATACAACCCCGGCATCCGGGTGGTCTTTGCCAGCACGCGCCAAGTCTATGGCGAACCCGACTATCTGCCGGTGGATGAAAAACATATCCTGCGCCCGGTGGACGTGAATGGCATCAATAAAATGGCCGGCGAGTGGTATCACATTCTCTATCACCGGCGTTACGGACTAACGACAAGCGCGTTGCGCCTTACCAATACGTATGGTCCGCGCATGCGCGTCAAAGATGCCCGACAGACATTCTTGGGATTATGGATTCGGCAGTTGCTGGAAGGACAATCCTTTGAGGTTTGGGAAGGCCAGCAGCAGCGCGATTTTACCTATGTGGATGACGCGGTGGATGCGCTGCTCATGGCGATTATCAGTAACCAAGCCACGGGACAAATTTTCAACCTGGGCGGCGACCAAGTGATCAACTTGCAGGAACTGGCCGAAATGTTGGTGCGGATTAATTCCGGCGGCAACTTCGTGCAATGCGCGTTTCCCCCCGAGCGAAAGCAGATTGACGTGGGCAATTACTATGCCGACTTCAGCCTGATCCGTAAGGTGCTGGGGTGGCAACCACACGTTCCACTCCCGAAGGGGCTGGCGCTTACACTGGACTTTTTCCGGGCCAACTTGAACCAGTATGTTTGA
- a CDS encoding class I SAM-dependent methyltransferase yields MARVEGDLWWYRALHQQVADALDACPSRFATRIVDAGCGTGGLLLFLQHQGYRYMQGCDISPEAVRICRQRGLPVEQRDLRELGQFWPGTKAEALISTDTLYFFSREEQMTVIRQLHEALSPGGLLIMNLPALAAFRGAHDRCVGIQQRFTRRDVIRLFPPSRFERVQARFWPCLVSPGIFMARAWQRLRLRCLPDQEAQSDLDLPPSWLNRWLERVTRLENAWFPWKPFGSSLFVTAQKLSKCVSINPTVKPSNLP; encoded by the coding sequence ATGGCGCGAGTCGAAGGCGACCTATGGTGGTATCGCGCACTCCATCAGCAGGTCGCGGACGCATTGGACGCCTGTCCAAGCCGGTTCGCCACCCGGATTGTGGATGCCGGTTGCGGCACGGGAGGCTTATTATTATTTCTGCAACATCAAGGCTATCGGTACATGCAAGGTTGCGATATTTCTCCCGAGGCCGTTCGGATCTGCCGACAACGAGGATTGCCAGTGGAACAGCGGGATTTGCGCGAACTTGGCCAGTTCTGGCCGGGAACAAAGGCCGAAGCGCTGATCAGCACTGACACATTGTATTTTTTTTCACGCGAGGAACAAATGACGGTGATCCGGCAGCTTCACGAAGCGCTGTCTCCCGGTGGTTTATTGATCATGAACCTGCCCGCCTTGGCGGCATTCCGAGGTGCCCACGACCGGTGCGTGGGTATTCAGCAACGGTTCACCCGGCGAGACGTGATCCGGTTGTTCCCCCCATCCCGCTTTGAACGGGTGCAGGCACGCTTTTGGCCGTGCCTCGTATCGCCTGGGATTTTTATGGCACGCGCTTGGCAGCGGCTTCGGCTTCGTTGCCTGCCGGACCAGGAAGCGCAATCAGACCTGGATTTGCCACCAAGCTGGCTAAACCGTTGGTTGGAACGAGTGACGCGATTGGAGAATGCCTGGTTTCCCTGGAAACCGTTTGGCAGTTCGCTGTTTGTGACGGCACAAAAGCTTTCCAAATGCGTTTCAATAAATCCGACTGTAAAGCCGTCCAACCTGCCATGA
- a CDS encoding MASE1 domain-containing protein encodes MMNAVQSGAAPPPKEPALWIYPIKNLGVAIIFWLFGLSGYVLSQASSGVTPIWSPMGIGVAIVILSGYRFWPGIYVGALMADLEISRNPALSFLLAGGKVMECLLAAWMVNRFANGRKFYLHPWDIVKFAVLAGMLCPLVSPPVGVQYPSLQHYIFWAGRAYSWLSCWLGEVVSVLVFTPLIVIWRDSPRHAWLRRQRLEYVLLLSLLILFGEVVFGDFLPPEARAYWMPNFCLPFLLWAAFRFGPRETIITTFVLGALALWGTFHGYGYFAKAQPAESLLVFQVFLAVNSILALLVAAIIVQRNQIREDLRQARDELEIRVQQRTNELSETNRLLEKEMVRRQQAQDAHSQALRRLVEVQEIERRRISHELHDRMGQELTAIKLSLKMLNKQTGMAESVQAGFHRLDGLADSLMVTVHRLAWELRPAILDDFGLDVALRRYVTEWAGQNGVQGDFHSDGMESVRLPAKVESMLYRITQEALTNISRHARAKRVSVLLERRHNQLSLIVEDDGCGFDAETVLKSTDVNMKLGLMGMQERVMLVGGTLEIESSPSQGTTLFVRVPLDARMVD; translated from the coding sequence ATGATGAATGCAGTACAATCTGGCGCGGCGCCGCCGCCGAAAGAGCCCGCGTTATGGATTTACCCGATCAAAAATTTGGGCGTGGCGATAATTTTCTGGCTGTTTGGGTTGTCGGGATACGTGCTGTCGCAAGCCAGTTCGGGAGTGACTCCCATCTGGTCGCCTATGGGCATCGGGGTCGCCATCGTTATCCTTTCCGGATATCGCTTCTGGCCGGGAATTTACGTGGGTGCCTTGATGGCGGATTTGGAAATTTCCCGGAATCCAGCCTTATCCTTCCTGCTCGCCGGAGGCAAGGTGATGGAATGCCTGCTGGCGGCCTGGATGGTGAACCGGTTCGCCAACGGACGGAAATTCTATTTACATCCGTGGGACATCGTGAAATTTGCAGTGCTCGCAGGGATGCTATGCCCTTTGGTGAGTCCGCCGGTCGGCGTGCAATATCCTTCGCTGCAGCACTATATTTTCTGGGCGGGGCGTGCGTATAGTTGGTTGAGTTGTTGGCTGGGTGAGGTGGTCAGCGTGCTGGTATTCACACCGCTCATTGTCATCTGGAGGGACAGCCCGCGCCATGCCTGGCTTCGCCGCCAGAGGCTGGAATACGTATTGCTCCTCAGCCTGCTGATCCTGTTTGGGGAAGTCGTCTTTGGCGATTTCCTGCCCCCCGAGGCGCGGGCCTATTGGATGCCCAATTTTTGCCTGCCGTTTTTACTGTGGGCGGCGTTTCGCTTTGGTCCGCGCGAAACGATCATTACGACCTTTGTCCTGGGGGCACTGGCGTTATGGGGAACGTTTCACGGATACGGCTATTTTGCCAAGGCGCAGCCGGCGGAGTCGCTGCTGGTATTCCAGGTTTTCCTGGCGGTGAACTCGATTCTGGCATTGTTGGTGGCCGCCATTATTGTCCAGCGCAACCAGATTCGCGAGGATCTGCGCCAGGCGCGCGATGAGTTGGAGATCCGGGTGCAGCAACGCACCAATGAATTATCCGAAACCAACCGCCTCTTGGAGAAAGAAATGGTGCGGCGGCAACAGGCGCAAGATGCCCACTCGCAAGCCTTGCGCCGCTTGGTGGAAGTGCAGGAAATCGAGCGCCGCCGGATTTCGCACGAGTTGCACGATCGCATGGGCCAGGAGTTGACCGCCATCAAGCTCTCCCTGAAAATGCTCAATAAGCAGACGGGCATGGCCGAATCGGTACAGGCCGGCTTCCATCGGCTGGACGGGTTGGCGGATAGTCTGATGGTAACCGTGCATCGTTTGGCCTGGGAATTACGTCCCGCCATTCTTGATGATTTCGGCCTGGATGTCGCGTTGCGACGCTATGTAACCGAGTGGGCCGGGCAAAATGGGGTGCAGGGGGATTTCCACAGTGATGGAATGGAATCCGTGCGGCTGCCTGCCAAAGTCGAATCCATGCTGTACCGGATTACCCAGGAGGCCCTCACCAACATCAGCCGCCATGCCCGCGCCAAACGCGTAAGCGTCCTGTTGGAACGCCGGCATAATCAACTTTCCTTGATTGTGGAAGATGATGGCTGTGGCTTTGACGCCGAAACGGTATTGAAAAGCACCGACGTAAATATGAAGTTGGGGCTGATGGGAATGCAGGAGCGGGTCATGTTGGTGGGGGGGACTTTGGAGATTGAGTCCAGTCCAAGCCAGGGCACAACCTTGTTTGTCCGCGTTCCCCTGGACGCCCGGATGGTAGATTAA
- a CDS encoding response regulator transcription factor encodes MKKIHVMLADDHRVVCEGLRLLVNSQSDMQVVGEAQNGREAVQLARKLQPDVIVMDLTMPELNGLQATQLIKDELPGIKIVALTVHEDETYLRQLCQAKASGYVLKRSAGDELVQAIRTVMEGGLYFDRQLAGKALSSQAGGGSTNGEPGTAEPSEREKEVLILYAWGYSNKEIGVRLGLSVKTVETYRARIGEKLGLHSRTDIVRFALRQGWLKEN; translated from the coding sequence ATGAAAAAAATTCACGTCATGCTGGCCGACGATCACCGCGTAGTCTGCGAAGGATTACGACTCTTGGTGAACAGTCAATCGGACATGCAGGTCGTCGGTGAAGCACAGAATGGCCGGGAAGCCGTGCAATTGGCCCGCAAACTTCAGCCGGATGTGATCGTGATGGACCTCACCATGCCGGAATTGAACGGCTTGCAGGCCACGCAATTAATCAAGGACGAATTGCCGGGAATTAAAATTGTGGCCCTGACCGTGCATGAGGATGAAACCTATCTGCGCCAACTGTGTCAGGCCAAAGCCAGCGGGTATGTGCTGAAGCGGTCAGCGGGCGATGAATTAGTCCAGGCGATTCGTACCGTCATGGAGGGCGGGCTTTATTTTGACCGCCAACTGGCAGGCAAGGCGTTGTCCAGTCAAGCCGGGGGCGGTTCCACCAATGGCGAGCCGGGCACCGCCGAGCCCAGCGAACGGGAAAAAGAAGTGCTGATCCTCTATGCCTGGGGTTATAGCAATAAGGAAATCGGCGTCCGCCTGGGGCTAAGCGTAAAAACCGTGGAGACTTACCGCGCCCGCATCGGTGAAAAACTCGGACTTCATAGCCGCACCGACATCGTCCGTTTTGCCCTGCGACAAGGATGGTTGAAAGAGAACTGA
- a CDS encoding tetratricopeptide repeat protein has protein sequence MEPPNSSAVGSVAEIQARLRLWCRHAPKGFARLEYTTEAARKALLQSLRLALAEDQTPFTEIELPMGLSPTALVRLLVERLEALPDGVVSIANLGNALPQDELELAKALYAFNFNRENLARPGLRQIWWMSPWFTDVFLRAVPDLNSWFMVRLQLLETLVAPPSEKPSVAEFKPTVPVADARRRSADLMQRFANALKAGENPWTAREQLAAPAIDSLLDAGLIREASDLLDQVNARMAEAKASSEALGENRALSKADAYVLGRRARQLHQLGQYDAAEPLYRCALETMERVLGPEHPDTLSSLNNLAILLSGKGDVAAAESLYRRALETRERVLGPEHPDTLSSLNNLAILLSDKGDLAAAEPLYRRALETSERVLRSEHPDTLASLNNLAVLLRDKGDLAAAEPLYRCALETRERVLGPEHPDTLKSLSNLANLLKGKGALAAAEPLYHRAAETMERVLGPEHPDTLKSLDNLAILLSEKGDLVAAEPLYRRALETAERVLGKTHRDTQRYQRNLAELLAAAAKAKPA, from the coding sequence GTGGAACCACCTAACTCCAGCGCCGTTGGCAGCGTGGCGGAGATTCAAGCCCGCCTGCGGCTTTGGTGCCGGCACGCGCCCAAAGGATTTGCCCGGCTGGAATACACCACCGAGGCGGCGCGCAAAGCCCTGCTGCAATCTTTGCGCCTGGCGCTGGCGGAGGACCAGACGCCGTTCACCGAAATCGAACTGCCAATGGGGCTCTCTCCCACCGCCTTGGTGCGGCTCCTGGTGGAACGGTTGGAAGCCCTGCCGGATGGCGTCGTCTCCATTGCCAATCTTGGCAATGCCCTGCCGCAGGATGAACTCGAACTTGCCAAGGCCCTCTACGCCTTTAATTTCAACCGCGAGAACCTGGCCCGGCCCGGCCTGCGGCAAATCTGGTGGATGTCCCCCTGGTTCACGGATGTCTTTCTCCGGGCGGTGCCCGATTTGAACTCCTGGTTCATGGTGCGGCTGCAGTTGTTGGAGACGCTGGTCGCCCCGCCGTCTGAGAAACCGTCCGTGGCGGAGTTCAAACCCACCGTGCCGGTGGCCGATGCCCGCCGCCGCTCGGCTGACCTCATGCAACGCTTTGCCAACGCCCTAAAGGCCGGGGAAAACCCATGGACTGCCCGGGAGCAACTGGCCGCACCGGCCATTGACTCGCTGTTGGATGCCGGTTTGATTCGTGAAGCGTCTGATTTGCTGGATCAGGTCAACGCACGCATGGCCGAGGCCAAAGCGAGTTCCGAAGCTTTGGGAGAAAACCGCGCTCTCTCCAAAGCTGACGCGTATGTGCTGGGCCGCCGGGCGCGGCAATTACACCAACTGGGCCAATATGATGCCGCGGAGCCGCTGTACCGCTGCGCCTTGGAAACCATGGAGCGCGTGCTGGGGCCGGAGCACCCTGACACGCTTTCGAGCCTGAACAACCTGGCCATTTTGCTGAGTGGCAAAGGAGACGTGGCTGCCGCCGAATCGCTGTACCGCCGCGCCTTGGAAACGCGTGAGCGCGTGCTGGGGCCGGAGCACCCTGACACGCTTTCGAGCCTGAACAACCTGGCCATTTTGCTGAGTGACAAAGGGGACCTGGCCGCCGCCGAACCGCTGTACCGCCGCGCCTTGGAAACGAGCGAGCGCGTGCTGAGGTCGGAGCATCCGGACACGCTTGCTAGTCTGAACAACCTGGCTGTTTTGTTGCGTGACAAAGGGGACTTGGCCGCCGCCGAACCGCTGTATCGCTGCGCTTTGGAAACACGCGAACGCGTTTTGGGACCGGAGCATCCGGACACGCTTAAAAGCCTGAGCAATCTGGCCAATTTGCTAAAGGGGAAAGGCGCCCTGGCTGCCGCCGAACCGCTGTACCACCGCGCTGCGGAAACCATGGAGCGCGTGCTGGGGCCGGAGCACCCCGACACGCTTAAGAGTCTGGACAACCTGGCCATTTTGTTGAGTGAAAAAGGGGACTTGGTCGCCGCCGAACCGCTGTACCGTCGCGCCTTGGAAACGGCGGAACGGGTCTTGGGCAAGACGCATCGCGATACTCAGCGTTATCAGCGCAATTTAGCCGAACTCTTGGCGGCGGCGGCGAAAGCCAAGCCGGCATAA
- the ilvN gene encoding acetolactate synthase small subunit, with protein sequence MRHTISVLMENKFGVLTRVAGLFSGRGYNIDTLNVAPTSDPKVSRMTIVTRGDDATMEQITKQLDKLVNVIKVTDYREGEYVDRELVLVKVGVNSETRSEVMQITDIFRAKIVNVEPQSLTIEITGGEVKVDKFLDLMKAFGIQDLTRTGKVALPRH encoded by the coding sequence ATGCGACATACGATCTCAGTGCTCATGGAAAACAAATTCGGCGTGCTCACCCGCGTGGCCGGCCTCTTTAGCGGGCGCGGTTACAACATTGACACGCTGAACGTGGCGCCCACCTCCGACCCCAAGGTCTCCCGGATGACCATCGTCACCCGGGGCGACGACGCCACCATGGAGCAAATCACCAAGCAATTGGATAAGCTCGTCAACGTCATCAAGGTCACCGACTACCGCGAGGGCGAATACGTGGATCGCGAACTGGTCCTCGTCAAAGTGGGTGTGAACTCCGAGACCCGCTCCGAGGTGATGCAGATCACCGACATCTTCCGCGCCAAGATCGTCAACGTCGAGCCCCAGAGCCTCACCATCGAAATCACCGGCGGAGAAGTCAAGGTGGACAAATTTCTGGACCTCATGAAAGCCTTCGGCATCCAGGACCTCACCCGCACCGGCAAAGTCGCCCTCCCGCGGCATTAA
- a CDS encoding AAA family ATPase, producing MTDKNGNHNSKSGLKNLSTPRVFIAATRQNDGKTTVSLGLLAALKKHYPRVGYIKPVGQRFVEIAEHKIDEDTVLMDSVYKLNCPLVDMSPIAVEPEFTRRYLEAENSGELTGKIQRAFDRVAWERDFVLCEGSGHAGVGAVFDLSNAQVAKALGAKVIIVARGGIGKPIDEVTLNQALFEKEGVEIIGVIINKVLPEKLGYITEFTRRGLKRKGLNLLGVLPYLPILTRPSLGSLQEELHAESLNQSPQMNNLVTDIVIGAMSVHQALPCFQPGVLAIVPGDREDILLSTAAAIGTGGIAGLAGLILTGNERPGPYLMGLIAKLPFPVLLARGDSYEVTSRVHDLTVKTRPDDTEKICAIRDLIAEHVDVPKILASL from the coding sequence ATGACTGACAAGAACGGAAATCATAACAGTAAATCCGGGCTGAAGAATCTTTCCACGCCTCGGGTGTTCATTGCCGCCACGCGGCAGAACGACGGCAAAACGACCGTCTCCCTGGGGTTGCTGGCCGCGCTGAAAAAGCATTATCCCCGCGTGGGCTACATCAAGCCCGTCGGCCAGCGTTTCGTCGAGATCGCTGAGCATAAGATTGATGAAGATACCGTCCTGATGGACAGCGTCTATAAGCTCAATTGCCCCTTGGTGGATATGTCGCCCATTGCGGTGGAGCCGGAATTCACGCGCCGTTACCTCGAGGCGGAGAACAGCGGCGAGTTGACCGGTAAAATCCAGCGCGCCTTTGATCGCGTGGCGTGGGAGCGCGATTTCGTGCTGTGCGAAGGCTCGGGTCATGCGGGCGTGGGGGCGGTGTTTGATCTCTCCAACGCGCAGGTGGCCAAGGCGCTCGGGGCCAAGGTCATCATTGTCGCGCGCGGCGGCATCGGCAAACCGATTGACGAAGTCACCCTCAACCAGGCGCTGTTCGAGAAGGAAGGCGTCGAAATCATCGGCGTGATCATCAATAAAGTGTTACCGGAAAAGCTCGGTTACATCACCGAGTTCACCCGGCGCGGGCTCAAGCGCAAAGGGCTGAACCTGCTGGGAGTGCTGCCATACCTGCCCATCCTGACGCGGCCCTCTTTGGGTTCCCTTCAGGAGGAACTTCACGCGGAGTCCTTGAACCAAAGCCCGCAGATGAATAATCTGGTGACGGATATTGTCATTGGCGCCATGAGCGTCCACCAGGCGTTGCCCTGCTTTCAGCCGGGCGTCCTGGCCATCGTTCCGGGCGACCGCGAGGACATCCTGCTCTCCACCGCCGCCGCCATTGGCACGGGTGGCATCGCCGGGTTGGCGGGGCTGATCCTCACCGGCAATGAACGGCCCGGCCCGTACCTGATGGGCCTCATTGCCAAACTGCCGTTCCCGGTGCTGCTCGCCCGGGGCGACAGCTACGAAGTGACCTCCCGCGTGCATGACCTCACCGTCAAGACCCGCCCGGACGACACCGAGAAAATTTGCGCCATCCGCGACCTGATCGCCGAGCATGTGGATGTCCCCAAAATTCTCGCGTCGCTGTGA